Proteins encoded by one window of Deinococcus radiodurans R1 = ATCC 13939 = DSM 20539:
- a CDS encoding ABC transporter substrate-binding protein: MGVASSVVGGGSPRSPNSVFQERRHDQNFPSPRCRGARHARPEPFGLPDQDKTEKTTTTTEQSQSTDAQNNQSSSSTETTTTSTTTNNPDTLVVQESADIPTLDPGTTYDTASGQVVENLYETLLGYQGNSIRDLQPILATKWEEEDGGKRYRFTLRDGVKFHSGNPFECKDAEYTFRRNLVTNTSDSGNWFLSESLLGTASNANDDKGVTWQKIVDAVKCDGQTLVFNLPKTDPAFLSKLAYTGQGIVDSEHAKKIGEWDGTEATWKAAVGKDLTGSPLAQDPSGTGAYKLLKKDATSVAAVAFDDYWGDKPSIKNVIIQKVPEPAARIQAFLKGDADFIEAGGREIVETQLKGKPGVAVLDDLPDTTATGLSMNENIKVKAGQEQQQIGSGKLDGNGIPANFFSDVDVRRGFVAAFNTPEYIKQVQRGKGTERNFLLPDSFPGYDASIPAPKFDLDAAKGYFQKAWNGQVWDKGFNLNVSYRSGSRGMQTAMEMLKKNIEGLNPKFKVNVVAKEWSEIIKASGEGTEAMVVTSWAPDYADPDNFVNTFYSSTGYYAPRINAKDAQIDSWIKEARSTTDTAKRNDLYKKIAERAQEQALYILMPGGVGYAVYRDSIGGVTAENYNPMYGFSQAGTLWKNLTKS; this comes from the coding sequence GTGGGCGTAGCCTCGTCGGTTGTCGGTGGCGGCTCCCCCCGCTCCCCGAACAGCGTTTTTCAGGAGAGAAGACATGACCAGAATTTCCCGTCCCCTCGGTGCCGTGGCGCTCGCCACGCTCGCCCTGAGCCTTTCGGCCTGCCAGACCAAGACAAGACCGAGAAGACCACCACGACCACCGAACAGTCGCAGAGCACCGACGCTCAGAACAATCAGAGCTCGAGCAGCACTGAGACGACCACCACGTCCACCACGACGAACAACCCCGACACCCTGGTCGTGCAGGAGTCGGCGGACATCCCGACCCTCGACCCCGGCACCACCTACGACACGGCGAGCGGTCAGGTCGTGGAAAACCTCTACGAAACCCTGCTGGGCTACCAGGGCAACTCGATCCGCGACCTGCAACCCATCCTGGCGACCAAGTGGGAAGAAGAGGACGGGGGCAAGCGCTACCGCTTCACCCTGCGTGACGGCGTGAAGTTCCACAGCGGCAACCCCTTCGAGTGCAAGGACGCCGAGTACACCTTCCGCCGCAACCTCGTCACCAACACCAGCGACAGCGGCAACTGGTTTCTCTCCGAGTCGCTGCTCGGCACCGCCAGCAACGCCAACGACGACAAGGGCGTGACCTGGCAGAAGATCGTGGACGCCGTGAAGTGCGACGGTCAGACGCTGGTCTTCAACCTGCCCAAGACCGACCCGGCCTTCCTGTCCAAGCTCGCCTACACCGGCCAGGGCATCGTGGACAGCGAACACGCCAAGAAGATCGGCGAGTGGGACGGCACCGAAGCCACCTGGAAGGCCGCCGTGGGCAAGGACCTCACCGGCAGCCCGCTCGCGCAGGACCCCAGCGGCACTGGCGCTTACAAGCTGCTCAAGAAGGACGCCACCTCGGTCGCTGCCGTCGCCTTCGACGATTACTGGGGCGACAAGCCCTCGATCAAGAACGTGATCATCCAGAAGGTGCCCGAACCCGCCGCCCGCATCCAGGCCTTCCTGAAGGGCGACGCCGACTTCATCGAAGCGGGCGGACGCGAAATCGTGGAAACCCAGCTCAAGGGCAAACCCGGCGTGGCCGTGCTCGACGACCTGCCCGACACCACCGCCACCGGCCTGAGCATGAACGAGAACATCAAGGTCAAGGCCGGTCAGGAGCAGCAGCAGATCGGCAGCGGCAAGCTCGACGGCAACGGCATTCCCGCCAACTTCTTCAGCGATGTGGACGTGCGCCGGGGATTCGTGGCTGCCTTCAACACCCCCGAGTACATCAAGCAGGTGCAGCGCGGCAAGGGCACCGAGCGCAACTTCCTGCTGCCCGACTCGTTCCCCGGCTACGACGCGAGCATCCCCGCGCCGAAGTTCGACCTCGACGCCGCCAAGGGGTACTTCCAGAAGGCCTGGAACGGTCAGGTCTGGGACAAGGGCTTTAACCTGAACGTGTCCTACCGCTCGGGCAGCCGTGGCATGCAGACCGCGATGGAAATGCTGAAGAAGAACATCGAAGGCCTGAACCCCAAGTTCAAGGTCAACGTGGTCGCCAAGGAATGGAGCGAAATCATCAAGGCGAGCGGCGAAGGCACCGAAGCGATGGTCGTCACGAGCTGGGCGCCTGACTACGCCGACCCGGACAACTTCGTCAACACCTTCTACTCCTCGACCGGCTACTACGCGCCGCGCATCAACGCCAAGGACGCGCAGATCGACAGCTGGATTAAGGAAGCCCGCAGCACCACCGATACGGCCAAGCGCAACGACCTGTACAAGAAGATCGCCGAGCGCGCTCAGGAACAGGCCCTCTACATCCTGATGCCCGGCGGCGTGGGCTACGCGGTCTACCGCGACAGCATCGGCGGCGTGACGGCTGAGAACTACAACCCGATGTACGGCTTCTCGCAGGCCGGCACCCTCTGGAAGAACCTCACCAAGAGCTGA
- a CDS encoding response regulator, whose translation MLHTENEAARPITLLLVDDHPVVRKGTRELLEGETDLRVVGEAGSGEEALAQARSLTPDVILMDVSMPGMNGIEATKAIKAEQPSVGVLVLTSYDDDAYVFALLEAGAAGYLLKNASEDDLLGAVRAVAAGESALHPSIARKVLERFSVASTPTPPEDDLSPRELEVLRVAASGRTNKEIARDLDISPRTVQVHLANIFSKLGVGSRTEAVLHGIKRGWIDPRTL comes from the coding sequence ATGCTGCATACCGAGAACGAAGCCGCCCGGCCCATCACCCTGCTGCTGGTGGACGACCACCCGGTGGTCCGCAAGGGCACCCGCGAACTTCTTGAAGGCGAGACCGACCTGCGCGTGGTCGGCGAGGCCGGCAGCGGCGAGGAAGCGCTCGCCCAGGCCCGCTCGCTGACCCCCGACGTGATTCTGATGGACGTGTCCATGCCCGGCATGAACGGTATCGAGGCGACCAAAGCAATTAAGGCCGAGCAGCCCAGCGTGGGCGTGCTGGTGCTGACCAGCTACGACGACGACGCTTACGTGTTCGCCCTGCTCGAAGCGGGCGCGGCGGGCTACCTGCTCAAGAACGCCAGCGAAGACGACCTGCTCGGCGCGGTGCGGGCGGTGGCGGCGGGCGAAAGTGCCCTGCACCCCTCGATTGCCCGCAAGGTCCTCGAACGCTTCAGCGTGGCTTCGACGCCGACCCCGCCCGAGGACGACCTCAGCCCCCGCGAACTCGAAGTGCTGCGGGTGGCAGCGAGCGGGCGCACCAACAAGGAAATCGCCCGCGACCTCGACATCAGCCCACGCACCGTGCAGGTCCACCTCGCCAACATCTTTTCCAAACTTGGCGTCGGCAGCCGCACTGAGGCCGTGCTGCACGGCATCAAGCGCGGCTGGATTGACCCGCGCACGCTCTAG